The following are from one region of the Patescibacteria group bacterium genome:
- a CDS encoding EamA family transporter yields the protein MWLVIAVSAYFINAGVYLADKFLLSKRIHSSIVYAFYVGIWSVFNLCLLIFNPWFPTFGELMLDLFAGLLFLFTLVFWYKALHQSEATRVVPIVGGLVPVFSFLLSSIFLGATLTNQELLGFLILIAGGVLISIKRTRFYLLRKAVDRVRMIFGDVLGEIHARFRPTQRLIANSVVSAFFFAAFYVLMKYIYLHQPFVGGFVWSRMGTFIGALAMLAVPVWRKGIAEHRKATTAPKNLSFFLGVRLLAALAFIMLNWAISLGNVALVNALQGVQYLFFILFAVIISARFPKVFKEELGKEVLIQKLIGVGLVSLGLYILVI from the coding sequence CGCGGGAGTTTACCTGGCGGATAAATTTTTACTTTCTAAAAGAATCCACTCGTCAATCGTTTACGCTTTTTATGTCGGAATTTGGAGCGTCTTTAATTTGTGCCTCCTTATTTTTAATCCTTGGTTTCCAACTTTTGGCGAGCTCATGCTTGATCTTTTCGCCGGCCTTTTATTTCTATTTACCCTGGTTTTTTGGTACAAGGCCCTGCACCAAAGCGAAGCCACGCGGGTGGTTCCGATTGTCGGGGGATTGGTGCCGGTTTTTAGTTTCCTTCTTTCAAGCATTTTTTTGGGGGCCACTCTTACCAATCAGGAGCTTTTAGGCTTTTTGATTCTTATCGCCGGAGGAGTCCTAATTTCCATTAAACGGACCAGGTTTTATCTTCTTCGAAAAGCCGTTGACCGGGTACGGATGATTTTCGGAGATGTCTTGGGGGAGATTCACGCCCGCTTCCGCCCCACCCAGCGGCTAATTGCTAATTCCGTTGTTTCCGCTTTTTTCTTTGCCGCTTTTTACGTTTTAATGAAATATATTTATCTCCATCAGCCGTTTGTCGGCGGTTTTGTCTGGTCGCGGATGGGAACTTTTATCGGCGCTTTGGCTATGCTAGCCGTTCCGGTCTGGAGAAAGGGAATTGCCGAGCACCGGAAAGCTACGACCGCCCCGAAAAATTTAAGCTTCTTTTTAGGCGTGCGTCTTTTGGCCGCTTTGGCCTTTATCATGCTTAACTGGGCGATATCGCTTGGGAACGTCGCTTTGGTTAACGCGCTCCAGGGCGTCCAGTACCTGTTCTTCATTCTTTTTGCCGTTATTATTTCCGCCCGCTTCCCGAAAGTGTTTAAAGAAGAGCTGGGAAAGGAAGTTTTAATACAAAAATTAATCGGGGTCGGCCTGGTTAGCCTTGGCTTATATATTTTGGTAATCTAA